In the Chlorobium limicola DSM 245 genome, one interval contains:
- the polA gene encoding DNA polymerase I — translation MTNERQFDFFSPQQTPAEPDDSAAPQQKPGLFLIDGMALVYRSYYALQQAGMKTRDGIPTGAIHGFASALLKIFEVWHPEYLAVTFDSREKTFRHNLYEPYKANRPAPPEDLVRQIEAILELIDAFSIPLIKLPGYEADDLIGSAVKRFEKQCSIYIVTPDKDLAQLVHEGVIMLKPSKKQNELEPFGPAEIMAQFGVEPERFIDLLTLTGDTSDNIPGAKGIGPKTAAALLLKYGTLDNIYRNIGELTPKTRASLEAFQPQLDLIRQLVTIHSDIDLGLNLETLACKAPVQGRIMPFLGKYELKAVAVRLPSVFPGMLSNGTPAEEERDEQENNNAPSLDSPLTGADYAIIDTPEGVEKLVRQLEQADSFAIDTETTSLDTFQAELAGISFSLKPKEARFIYFGKGGLDIGNTLERLKPVLENPDIRKTGQNLKYDLLVLKNYGISLTPVAFDTMLASYVLDPEEKHNLDDLAARHLSIRTTTFDELTAGEGKKRTHILDVPSAQLSDYGCQDADIALRLQEVFEAKLLEDQRLLHLCRTIEFPLVEVLAGMEYQGISIDTAHLEKTADLVNAQIGDLSRKIHAAAGTPFNLDSPKQLSGILFNTLGLPTKKTTKTGFSTNVEVLEELAPLHPIIGDLLEYRSLQKLKTTYIDALPKMINPGTGRLHTSFNQHVTATGRLSSSNPNLQNIPVRTTAGKEIRRAFIPSNPDNLILSADYSQIELRIAAEISGDEKLIEAFRNREDIHRATAKVIFSTDEITSDMRRKAKEVNFGVLYGIQPYGLSKRLNIPQSEAKAIIETYTTKYPGLFHALLEIIEEGKRKGYVTTLLGRRRYIPDLNSRNGNIQKAAGRAAMNTPIQGTAADIIKCAMNLCDRQIKKNNMNSVMLLQVHDELLFETTAEEKNRLSKLVETAMIEAAVYCGLKKVPVEVDTGTGKNWLEAH, via the coding sequence ATGACAAACGAACGGCAATTCGACTTTTTCAGCCCGCAGCAGACTCCGGCAGAGCCGGACGACTCCGCTGCCCCACAACAAAAGCCCGGGCTCTTTCTTATCGACGGCATGGCCCTGGTTTACCGTTCCTACTATGCCCTGCAACAGGCCGGAATGAAAACCCGCGACGGAATACCTACAGGAGCCATTCACGGATTTGCCTCTGCGCTCCTGAAAATTTTCGAAGTGTGGCATCCTGAATACCTTGCCGTCACATTCGACAGCAGGGAGAAAACCTTTCGGCACAACCTCTACGAACCCTACAAGGCCAACCGTCCGGCCCCTCCTGAAGATCTTGTCCGGCAGATCGAGGCTATACTTGAACTGATCGACGCGTTCTCCATTCCGCTCATCAAACTACCCGGTTACGAAGCTGACGATCTTATCGGATCTGCCGTCAAACGATTCGAGAAACAGTGCTCTATCTACATCGTTACTCCGGACAAGGATCTTGCGCAGCTGGTTCACGAGGGAGTAATCATGCTGAAGCCCTCAAAAAAACAGAACGAACTCGAACCTTTCGGACCAGCGGAAATTATGGCACAGTTCGGCGTTGAACCGGAACGCTTTATCGATCTTCTGACCCTTACCGGCGATACTTCCGACAATATCCCCGGAGCAAAAGGCATTGGCCCGAAAACCGCAGCCGCCCTGCTTCTTAAATACGGCACACTCGACAACATATACCGCAACATCGGCGAACTGACCCCGAAAACACGAGCAAGCCTTGAAGCCTTTCAACCTCAGCTCGATCTGATACGGCAGCTCGTTACCATCCACTCCGATATCGATCTCGGGCTGAATCTCGAAACGCTTGCATGCAAAGCTCCTGTGCAAGGCAGAATCATGCCCTTCCTTGGAAAGTACGAGCTGAAAGCTGTCGCCGTTCGCCTGCCGTCCGTTTTTCCCGGTATGCTTTCAAACGGAACCCCTGCAGAAGAAGAGCGTGACGAACAAGAAAACAACAATGCACCGTCTCTCGACTCGCCATTAACCGGTGCGGACTATGCCATCATCGATACCCCAGAAGGGGTTGAAAAGCTTGTCCGGCAACTCGAGCAGGCCGACTCGTTTGCCATTGACACCGAAACGACAAGCCTCGACACCTTTCAGGCGGAACTGGCAGGTATCTCTTTTTCGCTCAAACCCAAAGAAGCCCGATTTATCTATTTCGGAAAAGGCGGCCTCGACATAGGCAACACTCTCGAACGACTCAAGCCTGTTCTTGAAAATCCCGATATCCGCAAAACCGGTCAGAACCTCAAGTATGATCTGCTCGTTCTGAAAAATTACGGCATATCGCTTACACCGGTTGCATTCGACACCATGCTGGCAAGCTACGTGCTCGATCCGGAGGAAAAACACAACCTCGACGATCTCGCAGCCCGCCATCTCTCCATCAGAACGACAACCTTTGACGAACTGACCGCCGGTGAAGGGAAAAAACGAACCCATATTCTCGACGTTCCGTCAGCTCAGCTTTCCGACTATGGCTGTCAGGATGCCGATATCGCTCTCCGGCTTCAGGAGGTATTCGAAGCCAAGCTTCTCGAAGACCAGAGACTGCTGCACCTCTGCAGAACCATAGAATTTCCCCTGGTGGAAGTGCTGGCCGGCATGGAATATCAGGGCATTTCCATCGATACGGCGCATCTTGAAAAAACAGCGGATCTCGTCAATGCGCAGATAGGCGATCTCTCCCGAAAAATCCATGCGGCAGCAGGCACGCCCTTCAATCTCGACTCGCCCAAACAACTTTCCGGCATTCTCTTCAACACGCTGGGACTGCCAACGAAAAAAACCACGAAAACCGGTTTTTCGACCAATGTCGAGGTACTTGAAGAGCTTGCCCCGCTGCACCCGATAATCGGCGACCTGCTCGAATACCGGAGTCTCCAGAAACTCAAGACCACCTATATCGACGCCCTGCCGAAAATGATCAATCCCGGAACGGGAAGACTGCACACCTCGTTCAACCAGCATGTCACCGCAACCGGCAGGCTCTCGTCATCCAATCCGAACCTGCAGAACATTCCGGTACGGACTACTGCCGGCAAAGAGATCAGAAGGGCATTCATACCCTCGAATCCCGATAATCTGATACTCTCCGCCGATTATTCCCAGATCGAGCTCCGGATTGCCGCCGAAATTTCAGGCGACGAAAAACTCATTGAAGCATTCCGCAACCGTGAAGATATCCATCGAGCCACGGCAAAAGTCATCTTCAGTACCGACGAAATCACTTCCGATATGCGCCGCAAGGCAAAAGAGGTCAACTTCGGCGTACTGTACGGCATTCAGCCATACGGTTTATCGAAACGGCTGAACATTCCCCAATCGGAAGCAAAAGCAATTATCGAAACCTATACCACGAAATATCCCGGTCTGTTCCACGCATTGCTGGAGATCATCGAAGAAGGAAAACGAAAAGGATACGTAACAACCCTCCTCGGAAGAAGACGCTATATTCCCGATCTGAACAGCCGTAACGGAAACATTCAGAAAGCTGCCGGCCGGGCGGCCATGAACACTCCTATTCAGGGCACGGCCGCCGACATCATCAAATGCGCGATGAATCTCTGCGACCGGCAGATAAAAAAGAACAACATGAACTCGGTTATGCTGCTTCAGGTTCACGACGAACTGCTCTTTGAAACAACTGCCGAAGAAAAAAACCGGCTTTCGAAACTGGTTGAAACCGCTATGATCGAAGCCGCAGTCTATTGCGGCCTTAAAAAAGTACCTGTCGAAGTAGATACCGGCACAGGAAAAAACTGGCTGGAGGCTCATTAG